The following are encoded in a window of Staphylospora marina genomic DNA:
- a CDS encoding carbamoyl phosphate synthase small subunit, translating into MLEDGTLFTGVSFGAEGITMGEVVFNTGMTGYQEILTDPSYCGQIVCMTYPLIGNYGVARDDNESLRPWAQGLIVREYAEFASNWRNEQTIGDFLKEYGIPGIAGIDTRALTRRLRVHGTMKGVLTTGDESEEELRERLRLPLMRDQVARVSTKSIHIAPSYGKRVVLMDFGAKHNIQRELVERQCEVITVPYNTSAEEILRFKPDGVMLSNGPGDPKDVPEAILTIRKLLGNVPIFGICLGHQLMALACGANTVKLKFGHRGGNHPVKELATGRTVITSQNHGYAVDADSIRGTDLEISHVALNDGTVEGLVHKKLPAFSVQYHPESAPGPLDSGYLFDRFHELMESFARKGETQHA; encoded by the coding sequence ATGCTTGAAGACGGAACCCTGTTCACCGGCGTGTCGTTCGGTGCGGAAGGGATCACCATGGGGGAAGTGGTGTTCAACACCGGCATGACCGGTTATCAGGAAATTTTGACGGATCCGTCCTACTGCGGACAAATCGTTTGCATGACCTATCCGCTGATCGGCAACTACGGCGTGGCCCGTGACGACAACGAGTCGCTTCGCCCGTGGGCGCAGGGGTTGATCGTGCGGGAATACGCGGAATTTGCCAGCAACTGGAGAAATGAACAGACCATCGGGGACTTTCTGAAAGAGTACGGCATCCCGGGAATCGCCGGCATCGACACCCGGGCGCTCACCCGCCGCCTTCGCGTGCACGGAACGATGAAGGGGGTCCTCACCACGGGGGATGAGTCGGAAGAAGAACTGCGCGAGCGTTTGCGGTTGCCGCTGATGCGGGACCAGGTGGCGCGGGTCAGCACGAAGAGCATTCATATCGCCCCCAGCTACGGAAAACGCGTGGTCTTGATGGATTTCGGCGCAAAACACAACATTCAGCGGGAATTGGTGGAGCGTCAATGTGAAGTGATCACCGTGCCGTACAACACCTCCGCCGAGGAAATTCTCCGCTTCAAGCCGGACGGGGTCATGCTCTCCAACGGTCCGGGAGACCCGAAAGACGTTCCCGAAGCGATTCTCACCATCCGCAAGTTGCTCGGCAACGTGCCGATTTTCGGCATCTGTCTGGGGCATCAACTGATGGCTCTCGCTTGTGGCGCCAATACGGTGAAACTGAAGTTCGGTCACCGCGGCGGCAACCATCCGGTGAAAGAGCTGGCCACCGGCAGAACCGTGATCACTTCGCAAAATCACGGGTACGCCGTCGATGCCGATTCCATCCGGGGGACGGATCTGGAGATCAGTCACGTCGCCCTGAACGACGGGACGGTGGAAGGGCTCGTGCACAAAAAGCTGCCGGCGTTTTCCGTCCAGTATCATCCCGAATCGGCACCGGGACCGCTTGACTCCGGCTATCTCTTTGACCGCTTCCATGAGCTGATGGAGTCCTTCGCGCGGAAAGGGGAGACGCAGCATGCCTAA
- a CDS encoding dihydroorotase yields the protein MKILFKNGCILEPETGELVKRDILIDGGRIADVAPDIPESSREGAEVWDVSGKFISAGFIDMHVHLREPGFERKETIETGTKAAARGGFTTVACMPNTRPPLDTADKVRQVLEKARETGSARVLPYGAITLGQRGEELTDMAALKEAGVIGVTDDGVGVQNARVMKEAMRLAYSLGLPVVAHTEDNDLARGGCVHDGMFARRHGLPGIPGEAESVQVARDILLAEDVGVHYHVCHISTAQTVRLIREAKARGQKVTCEVTPHHLLLCDEDIPHPDGNWKMNPPLRSAADREALIEGLKDGTIDIIATDHAPHTADEKAQGMRLAPFGIVGLETAFPLLYTHLVLKGILTLKELVDKLTVKPAEVFGLPWGRLAPGLPADLTVIDLELERPIEPDTFRSKGRNTPFAGWRVKGWPVLTLLGGEVTWDQAETAFTFGE from the coding sequence ATGAAAATACTGTTCAAAAACGGGTGCATCCTGGAACCCGAAACGGGAGAATTGGTCAAGCGGGACATTTTGATCGACGGCGGCCGGATCGCGGACGTGGCTCCGGACATCCCGGAGTCTTCACGGGAAGGCGCGGAAGTGTGGGATGTATCCGGTAAATTCATCTCCGCCGGGTTCATCGACATGCATGTTCACCTGCGGGAGCCGGGCTTCGAGCGAAAAGAGACCATTGAAACGGGAACGAAGGCCGCGGCCAGGGGAGGATTCACCACGGTGGCCTGCATGCCCAACACCCGGCCTCCGCTGGATACGGCCGACAAAGTGAGACAGGTGCTGGAAAAGGCACGGGAAACGGGATCCGCCCGGGTTCTTCCTTACGGTGCCATCACGTTGGGGCAGCGCGGCGAGGAGTTGACGGACATGGCCGCGCTGAAGGAAGCCGGCGTGATCGGCGTGACCGATGACGGTGTCGGGGTGCAAAACGCGCGGGTCATGAAAGAGGCGATGCGGCTCGCCTACTCTCTCGGTCTGCCGGTGGTGGCCCATACGGAGGACAATGATCTTGCGCGCGGCGGATGCGTCCATGACGGCATGTTCGCCCGTCGCCACGGACTGCCCGGCATTCCTGGGGAAGCCGAATCGGTGCAGGTGGCCAGGGACATTCTGCTGGCGGAGGATGTGGGCGTGCACTACCATGTTTGTCACATCAGCACGGCACAAACGGTTCGGCTCATTCGGGAAGCCAAGGCGAGAGGTCAGAAAGTCACCTGTGAAGTGACGCCCCATCACCTTCTCCTCTGCGACGAGGACATTCCCCATCCGGACGGCAACTGGAAGATGAACCCGCCGCTCAGGTCGGCCGCCGACAGGGAGGCACTGATCGAAGGATTGAAGGACGGAACGATCGACATCATCGCGACCGATCACGCTCCGCATACCGCGGATGAGAAAGCGCAGGGCATGCGTCTCGCTCCGTTCGGCATCGTCGGGTTGGAAACCGCGTTTCCCCTGCTCTACACCCATTTGGTGCTGAAAGGAATCCTCACCCTGAAGGAGCTGGTCGACAAATTGACCGTCAAGCCGGCCGAAGTGTTCGGTCTTCCCTGGGGCCGGCTGGCACCGGGCCTTCCGGCGGATCTGACGGTGATCGATCTGGAGCTGGAACGGCCGATCGAGCCCGACACATTCCGATCGAAGGGGCGCAATACCCCCTTTGCGGGTTGGAGGGTGAAAGGCTGGCCGGTGCTCACCTTGCTCGGCGGGGAAGTGACCTGGGATCAGGCGGAAACGGCGTTCACCTTCGGGGAGTGA
- a CDS encoding aspartate carbamoyltransferase catalytic subunit, whose product MSALHLGNHVHLLDTSGLDRSEMTEILDRAAWWERSWTPGTAPLAGRFAANLFFEPSTRTRFSFEVAETKLGLHAMNFTPEISSTAKGESLYDTVRTLASIGVEVAVIRHSDPDAIRALVHRDPGLAVINAGAGSWAHPTQALLDLYTMRKRFKELSGLTVAIIGDLAHSRVLRSNIHALKTFGARVILSGPPEMRAPELEAEAAYVPFESALAEADVVMLLRVQLERHDRRLFSSAEEYHAAYGLNHSRLERMKPHAVIMHPAPVNRGVEIDGDLVEHPRSLIFEQMSNGVWIRMAVLERALEGGRK is encoded by the coding sequence ATGTCCGCACTCCATCTCGGGAATCATGTTCATTTGCTCGACACGTCCGGGCTTGATCGATCGGAAATGACGGAAATCCTCGACCGTGCCGCCTGGTGGGAGAGATCCTGGACACCGGGAACCGCACCGCTGGCCGGCCGGTTCGCCGCCAATCTGTTTTTCGAACCCAGCACGAGAACGCGCTTCTCGTTTGAAGTGGCGGAAACTAAGCTGGGGTTGCACGCGATGAACTTCACGCCGGAGATTTCCAGCACCGCCAAAGGGGAATCGTTGTACGACACGGTTCGGACGCTTGCCTCCATCGGGGTGGAAGTGGCGGTCATCCGTCATTCGGATCCCGATGCGATCCGGGCACTCGTGCACAGAGATCCCGGGCTTGCCGTGATCAATGCCGGGGCCGGCAGTTGGGCCCATCCCACCCAAGCCCTGCTGGATTTGTACACCATGCGCAAGCGGTTCAAAGAGCTGTCCGGGCTCACGGTGGCGATCATCGGGGATCTGGCTCACAGCCGGGTGTTGCGGTCCAACATCCATGCGCTGAAAACGTTCGGCGCCCGGGTGATCCTGTCCGGACCTCCCGAAATGCGGGCCCCCGAACTGGAGGCGGAAGCGGCGTATGTGCCGTTCGAGTCGGCGCTGGCCGAAGCGGACGTGGTGATGCTTCTGCGCGTGCAGCTGGAGCGGCACGACCGGCGCCTGTTCTCCTCGGCCGAAGAGTATCACGCGGCATACGGGCTCAATCATTCACGGTTGGAACGGATGAAGCCGCACGCGGTGATCATGCATCCCGCGCCTGTCAACCGGGGAGTGGAAATCGACGGAGATCTGGTGGAACATCCGCGCTCCCTGATTTTTGAACAGATGTCCAACGGAGTCTGGATACGCATGGCTGTACTCGAGCGGGCATTGGAGGGTGGAAGGAAATGA
- the uraA gene encoding uracil permease yields the protein MIKLNQRIRMDVHEKPKLLTWIALSFQHLFAMFGATILVPILTGLDPSVALLTSGLGTIAYLLITRGKIPAYLGSSFAFIVPIITVSMGGVEMGKALFGCFVIGLMYALVALLVRKYGVGWLDKLLPPVVIGSVVIVIGLALAGVAVDMASMKDVTQDMPGTTAEWQAVQGDIKSVDADNGTVTLHVYSLENFGVALATLAIAIIASIFFRGFLNIIPILIGIIGGYLVAVAFGMVDFTPVKEAKWFSVPAFVTPVFDLKAALVMIPVTLVVLAEHIGHLVVTSNIMGRDLAKDPGLHRSLMGDGVATSMAALIGGPPTTTYGENIGVMAITRIFSVWVIGGAAVLAMSFAFIGKLSALIRTIPVPVMGGVSILLFGIIASAGLRMLIDNKVDFSNRRNLVIASVVLVIGIGGAVLKFVDIHLELEGMALATVVGILLNAVLPENQEDEPETAAPEAV from the coding sequence ATGATAAAGTTGAATCAACGCATTCGCATGGATGTTCATGAGAAGCCGAAGCTGTTGACCTGGATCGCGCTGAGTTTTCAGCATCTGTTTGCCATGTTCGGGGCGACGATCCTGGTGCCGATTCTGACCGGGTTGGACCCGTCGGTGGCCCTGTTGACCAGCGGATTGGGAACGATCGCCTACCTGCTCATCACCCGCGGCAAGATTCCCGCGTATCTCGGTTCTTCCTTCGCATTCATCGTTCCGATCATCACCGTTTCGATGGGCGGCGTCGAGATGGGCAAGGCGTTGTTCGGCTGTTTCGTGATCGGCCTGATGTACGCCCTGGTCGCCTTGCTGGTCCGGAAATACGGTGTGGGTTGGCTGGACAAACTGCTGCCGCCGGTCGTCATCGGTTCGGTGGTCATCGTGATCGGTCTGGCGCTGGCCGGCGTGGCCGTGGACATGGCCAGCATGAAAGACGTGACGCAGGATATGCCGGGAACCACCGCCGAGTGGCAAGCCGTGCAAGGAGACATCAAGAGCGTTGACGCGGACAACGGCACCGTCACCCTGCACGTCTATTCGCTGGAAAACTTCGGAGTGGCCCTCGCCACGCTGGCCATCGCCATCATCGCAAGCATCTTCTTCCGCGGGTTCCTGAACATCATTCCGATTCTGATCGGAATCATCGGGGGTTACCTGGTGGCTGTCGCATTCGGAATGGTGGATTTCACTCCGGTCAAGGAAGCGAAATGGTTTTCCGTGCCGGCGTTTGTCACCCCGGTCTTTGATCTGAAAGCCGCTCTGGTGATGATTCCGGTGACGCTGGTCGTGCTCGCCGAACATATCGGACATCTGGTGGTGACCTCCAACATCATGGGGCGGGATCTGGCGAAAGATCCGGGATTGCACCGCTCCCTGATGGGCGACGGCGTGGCCACTTCGATGGCTGCCCTGATCGGCGGACCGCCCACCACCACCTACGGAGAAAACATCGGTGTGATGGCCATCACCCGGATCTTCAGCGTGTGGGTGATCGGCGGTGCCGCGGTGCTTGCCATGAGCTTTGCGTTTATCGGAAAACTGTCGGCCCTGATCCGCACCATTCCGGTTCCGGTGATGGGCGGGGTCTCCATTTTGCTGTTCGGCATCATCGCTTCCGCGGGTCTGCGGATGCTGATCGACAACAAGGTGGATTTCAGCAACCGTCGCAATCTGGTGATCGCTTCCGTCGTCCTGGTGATCGGGATCGGCGGCGCCGTGTTGAAGTTCGTCGACATCCACCTCGAACTGGAAGGCATGGCGCTGGCTACGGTGGTCGGCATTTTGCTGAATGCGGTTTTGCCGGAAAATCAGGAAGATGAACCGGAGACTGCAGCCCCCGAAGCGGTTTGA
- the pyrR gene encoding bifunctional pyr operon transcriptional regulator/uracil phosphoribosyltransferase PyrR, translated as MNGKVILDEAAIRRALTRIAHEILERNKGVEDCVLVGIRTRGIHLAQRLSERIRQIEGRTVPIGELDITLYRDDLTEKADLPEIRGTHVPEIRGKKVILVDDVLYTGRTVRAAMDALVDLGRPQMIQLAVLIDRGHREFPIRPDYVGKNVPTSRKEIVSVALRESDGVEDHVSIRTASGVTA; from the coding sequence ATGAACGGCAAAGTGATTCTGGACGAAGCCGCCATCCGACGTGCCTTGACCCGGATTGCCCACGAGATCCTGGAAAGGAACAAAGGGGTGGAAGATTGCGTGTTGGTCGGCATCCGGACCCGGGGCATCCACCTCGCGCAACGTCTGTCGGAACGAATTCGGCAGATTGAGGGGCGAACCGTGCCGATCGGCGAGCTGGACATCACCCTGTACCGGGATGATCTGACGGAAAAGGCGGATCTTCCGGAAATCCGGGGAACCCATGTCCCTGAAATCCGGGGCAAAAAAGTGATTCTGGTCGATGACGTCCTGTATACCGGACGAACGGTGCGCGCCGCCATGGATGCATTGGTGGATCTCGGTCGCCCGCAAATGATCCAGCTGGCGGTGCTGATCGATCGGGGACACAGGGAATTTCCGATCCGTCCGGATTATGTCGGGAAGAACGTTCCCACGTCCCGCAAGGAGATCGTTTCGGTGGCGCTGCGTGAGTCGGACGGGGTGGAAGATCATGTCAGCATCCGCACCGCATCCGGCGTCACGGCCTGA
- a CDS encoding RluA family pseudouridine synthase gives MEDALEQVERHEWEVTEDYEGERLDKFIPSFNDEWSRVRVQDWIKDGRVLVNGQRKKGSYRLMRGDRVELDVPPLEELAVEAEPIPLDVRYEDDDVIVVNKPRGMVVHPGAGNHSGTLVNALLHHCRGQLSGIGGVARPGIVHRIDKDTSGLLIAAKNDLAHQSLVSQLKAHSVDREYVALVHGVIPHDHGTIDAPIGRDPQHRQRMTVIHKNSKHAVTHFTVKERFRDVTLVECRLETGRTHQIRVHMKYIGHPLVGDPVYGPKKRDWPMEGQALHARVLGFDHPRTGERIRLEAELPEDMEKLLRMLRSGR, from the coding sequence ATGGAAGACGCATTGGAACAGGTTGAACGACACGAATGGGAAGTGACGGAAGACTACGAAGGAGAACGGCTGGACAAATTCATTCCTTCGTTCAATGACGAATGGTCCCGGGTTCGTGTTCAGGACTGGATCAAAGACGGACGGGTCCTGGTCAACGGACAGCGCAAGAAGGGAAGTTACCGGCTGATGCGGGGGGACCGGGTGGAGCTTGACGTGCCGCCTTTGGAAGAGCTGGCGGTCGAAGCCGAACCGATTCCGCTGGATGTGCGCTACGAAGACGATGACGTGATCGTGGTCAACAAACCGCGGGGGATGGTGGTTCATCCCGGGGCAGGCAATCACTCCGGAACGTTGGTCAACGCACTCCTGCATCACTGCCGCGGACAGTTGTCAGGAATCGGGGGAGTGGCCCGGCCGGGCATTGTTCATCGGATCGACAAGGACACTTCGGGTCTGTTGATCGCAGCAAAAAACGACCTTGCACATCAATCACTGGTATCCCAACTCAAAGCGCATTCGGTCGACCGGGAGTACGTGGCGCTGGTTCACGGTGTGATTCCGCATGATCACGGAACGATCGATGCGCCGATCGGCCGGGATCCGCAGCACCGGCAGCGGATGACGGTGATCCACAAGAACAGCAAACATGCGGTCACCCATTTCACGGTCAAAGAACGGTTCCGGGACGTGACGCTGGTGGAGTGCCGGCTGGAGACAGGCCGGACCCATCAGATTCGCGTGCATATGAAATACATCGGTCACCCGCTGGTGGGGGATCCGGTGTACGGACCGAAGAAACGGGATTGGCCGATGGAAGGGCAGGCCTTGCATGCGCGGGTGCTCGGGTTCGATCATCCGCGGACCGGCGAGCGAATCCGGCTGGAGGCGGAATTGCCGGAAGACATGGAAAAGCTGCTGCGCATGCTGCGATCCGGTCGATGA
- the lspA gene encoding signal peptidase II, which produces MRHFFAALCILLLDQWTKWLVVHNMKLYESIPVVDGFFFITSHRNRGAAFGILQNQQWLFVSVTIVVIIVIMYYLWQLKNTQPWMSFAFSLVLGGAFGNLVDRIRIGEVVDFLHFQFGSYHFPIFNVADSAIVVGVVILMLITLFTPSQPKESMTKAGES; this is translated from the coding sequence TTGAGACATTTTTTTGCCGCACTGTGCATCCTGCTCTTGGACCAATGGACCAAATGGTTGGTTGTTCACAACATGAAGCTGTACGAGTCGATTCCGGTGGTGGACGGATTTTTCTTCATCACCTCTCACCGCAATCGGGGGGCGGCGTTCGGCATCCTGCAAAACCAACAATGGCTGTTTGTCTCCGTGACGATTGTGGTGATCATCGTCATCATGTACTATCTCTGGCAGCTGAAGAACACGCAACCGTGGATGTCCTTTGCCTTTTCGCTTGTCCTCGGCGGTGCGTTCGGAAACCTGGTGGATCGGATCCGGATTGGAGAAGTGGTCGATTTCCTGCATTTCCAGTTCGGTTCTTATCATTTTCCGATTTTCAACGTGGCTGATTCGGCCATCGTGGTCGGGGTCGTCATCCTGATGCTGATCACGTTGTTCACTCCCTCGCAGCCCAAGGAATCCATGACCAAAGCGGGGGAATCTTGA
- a CDS encoding TraR/DksA C4-type zinc finger protein yields MNQEQLNRLRRQLLEEQQEIERRLQRNDHYGMESAMNESVGELSGYDNHPADLGTEMFERGKDLALNEQDEHHLREIMDALRRMEKGTYGICQTCGAEIPFERLEAVPTAKYCVDHHPEQHVSARRPVEERVIRPGSHFLDESDAAFFDAEDSWQEVERYGTSNPPDFFRDAQSYNQLVIDAGEQRGYVDLVEGFTITGMDGRNEGLPEITHNEAFRRKDQEETMEEERRGEGFRGGS; encoded by the coding sequence ATGAATCAGGAGCAACTGAACCGGCTTCGACGGCAACTGCTGGAGGAACAGCAAGAGATCGAAAGACGGCTGCAAAGGAATGATCATTACGGCATGGAGTCGGCGATGAATGAATCGGTGGGAGAATTGTCGGGCTATGACAACCATCCGGCCGATTTGGGAACGGAAATGTTTGAACGGGGGAAGGATTTGGCGCTGAATGAACAGGATGAACATCACTTGAGGGAAATCATGGATGCACTCAGGCGGATGGAAAAAGGGACGTACGGAATCTGCCAAACATGCGGTGCGGAAATCCCGTTTGAACGGTTGGAAGCGGTCCCCACCGCCAAATATTGCGTGGACCATCATCCCGAACAACATGTGTCCGCGCGAAGACCCGTGGAAGAACGTGTCATCCGGCCCGGATCTCATTTCCTCGACGAATCGGACGCCGCGTTTTTTGACGCGGAAGATTCCTGGCAGGAAGTGGAACGCTACGGAACGTCCAATCCCCCGGATTTTTTCCGGGATGCACAGTCTTACAACCAACTGGTGATCGATGCCGGGGAGCAGCGGGGGTATGTCGATTTGGTGGAAGGTTTCACCATCACGGGGATGGACGGACGAAACGAGGGGTTGCCGGAGATCACCCACAATGAAGCATTTCGCCGCAAGGATCAGGAAGAAACGATGGAAGAGGAGAGGCGGGGAGAAGGGTTCCGGGGAGGATCATGA
- a CDS encoding amino acid permease has protein sequence MASLNKSLLPRHVRMMALGGAIGAGIFQGSSETISTAGPGVVIAYLLAGLLLFVVMSAMAEMALRHPGRDLRGLVHDAFGPRLSLLVGWLYFINWILVMAVEVVVAGTFLSYWLPGVPVWLLSLASSLFIISVNLASVRLFGEIEYWLAGIKIGTLIIFILLGGLILTGIIPGAGDGPNGHHWTAHGGFLPHGMTGVLSALLVVVFSYGGTEMIGLTLREMKDPEKSLPGVIRGVMVRVVLFYVLPLLVITGLIPWNEASAKGSPFVHVLSSVGLKGAAHVMNAIMLSAVLSAAITGMYATSRLLHSLAEQGEAPRAFTRVNRKGVPVAGIWVSMAGLMLGTMVAFFAPESVFRYLMGIPGFSVLFMWILICLSYLRLRKKSGVETSYRTPLGPVSVGLTAVLLIVILGFFLFNPDNRISTLIVASVFTILTVTAFAVHKGKHSSQDAA, from the coding sequence ATGGCTTCTCTCAATAAATCCTTGCTTCCAAGGCATGTCCGCATGATGGCACTCGGCGGTGCGATCGGTGCCGGAATCTTTCAGGGCAGCTCCGAAACCATTTCCACCGCCGGTCCCGGAGTGGTCATCGCCTATCTGCTGGCCGGTCTTCTCTTGTTCGTCGTCATGAGCGCCATGGCCGAAATGGCACTGCGCCATCCCGGAAGAGATCTGCGCGGTCTGGTTCATGACGCATTCGGCCCCCGCCTTTCCCTTCTTGTCGGTTGGCTCTATTTCATCAACTGGATTCTCGTCATGGCCGTGGAAGTCGTGGTGGCGGGAACGTTTCTGTCCTACTGGCTTCCCGGTGTTCCGGTCTGGCTTTTGAGTCTGGCTTCATCCCTGTTCATCATTTCCGTCAACCTGGCCAGCGTGCGCCTCTTCGGCGAGATCGAATACTGGCTGGCCGGAATCAAAATCGGAACATTGATCATCTTCATTTTGCTCGGCGGATTGATTCTCACGGGGATCATCCCGGGGGCGGGTGACGGGCCAAACGGTCACCATTGGACGGCGCACGGCGGATTTTTGCCCCACGGAATGACCGGCGTATTGTCGGCTCTCCTGGTGGTCGTCTTCTCCTACGGCGGAACCGAAATGATCGGTCTCACCCTTCGGGAAATGAAAGATCCTGAAAAATCGCTGCCCGGCGTGATCCGTGGCGTGATGGTTCGGGTCGTTCTGTTCTACGTGCTTCCGCTGCTGGTCATCACCGGTCTGATTCCGTGGAATGAAGCGTCCGCGAAGGGAAGTCCGTTTGTGCACGTGTTGTCCTCGGTCGGGTTGAAGGGAGCGGCTCACGTGATGAACGCCATCATGTTGAGCGCCGTTTTGTCCGCGGCCATCACCGGCATGTACGCCACCAGCCGGTTGCTCCATTCACTCGCCGAACAGGGGGAAGCGCCCCGAGCGTTCACCCGGGTGAACAGAAAAGGCGTGCCGGTTGCCGGGATCTGGGTCAGCATGGCAGGGCTGATGCTGGGCACAATGGTCGCCTTCTTCGCCCCGGAATCCGTGTTCCGGTATTTGATGGGCATTCCCGGTTTCTCCGTTTTGTTCATGTGGATCCTGATCTGTCTGTCATATCTGCGGCTGCGCAAAAAATCGGGGGTTGAAACGTCTTACCGCACACCGCTGGGTCCCGTTTCCGTCGGATTGACCGCCGTGTTGTTGATCGTGATTCTCGGCTTCTTTCTGTTCAATCCGGACAACCGGATCAGCACCCTGATCGTCGCGTCCGTGTTCACCATTCTGACCGTCACGGCTTTCGCGGTCCACAAAGGCAAGCATTCGTCGCAAGATGCGGCATGA
- a CDS encoding histidine phosphatase family protein produces the protein MKELIIVRHGQSEHHVKGITGGWTDLPLTAFGRQQAVATGHRLDEMLAGRAFHFCSSDLKRALETAQIIGDIIGKEPQVERDLRELNNGMAKNLPLEEARKMENPFSEPAIDWIPYPEGESWRMLHHRICRFMNRIRDERQEDLAVMVSHSNAMICMIHWWLGIHEDHHLANIMYHLDPCCIVHLKLDKHGCRTIVKLNDTSHLNRLSQTPTLE, from the coding sequence TTGAAAGAATTGATCATTGTCAGACACGGCCAATCAGAACATCACGTCAAGGGAATCACCGGCGGTTGGACGGATTTGCCGCTTACGGCATTCGGTCGTCAACAGGCCGTCGCCACCGGTCATCGACTTGATGAAATGTTGGCGGGACGGGCATTTCACTTCTGTTCCAGTGATCTGAAGCGGGCGCTGGAGACGGCTCAAATCATCGGCGACATCATCGGAAAGGAGCCACAGGTGGAACGGGACCTGCGCGAACTGAACAACGGAATGGCCAAAAACCTTCCTTTGGAGGAAGCACGCAAGATGGAAAACCCGTTCTCCGAACCGGCCATTGACTGGATTCCCTATCCGGAAGGAGAAAGTTGGCGCATGCTGCATCACCGCATTTGCCGGTTCATGAACCGGATCCGGGATGAACGGCAGGAAGATCTTGCCGTCATGGTGTCCCATTCCAATGCGATGATCTGCATGATTCACTGGTGGCTCGGGATTCATGAAGACCATCATCTGGCCAATATCATGTATCACCTGGATCCATGCTGCATCGTTCATTTGAAGCTGGACAAACACGGCTGTCGGACGATCGTCAAGTTGAATGACACATCGCACCTCAACCGTTTGTCACAAACGCCGACGTTGGAATGA